The following proteins are co-located in the Vigna unguiculata cultivar IT97K-499-35 chromosome 9, ASM411807v1, whole genome shotgun sequence genome:
- the LOC114164734 gene encoding solute carrier family 25 member 44-like, whose translation MSLGTAEDDSGSEIHIPAEIDWHMLDKSKFFFLGAALFSGVSFTLYPMVVLKTRQQVSSSRFSCLNMSCAIMRYEGLRGFYKGFGTSLMGTIPARALYMASLEVTKSNVGTALLKLGFSETTAVAVANAAAGVTSAMAAQLVWTPVDVVSQRLMVQGSGGSKTILANLNSESYRNGFDAFRKILCADGARGFYRGFGISILTYAPSNAVWWTSYSMVHRLIWGAFGSYMSKGKGESNDNLSGFRPNSKTVVAVQGLSAVMASGVSAIVTMPLDTIKTRLQVLDNEEHGRRRPLTFVQTVRNLVKEGGLAACYRGLGPRWASMSLSATTMITTYEFLKRMSTKSQ comes from the coding sequence ATGAGTTTGGGCACCGCCGAGGACGATTCGGGTTCTGAAATCCACATCCCAGCGGAGATTGATTGGCACATGTTGGATAAGTCCAAGTTTTTCTTCCTGGGCGCCGCCTTATTCTCCGGCGTTTCCTTCACGCTCTACCCCATGGTCGTGTTGAAGACGCGCCAGCAGGTTTCCTCCTCGCGCTTCTCATGCCTCAACATGTCCTGCGCCATTATGCGCTACGAGGGTCTCAGAGGCTTCTACAAAGGCTTCGGCACTTCCCTCATGGGAACCATCCCCGCGCGTGCGCTCTACATGGCGTCGCTTGAAGTCACCAAAAGTAACGTCGGGACCGCTTTGCTCAAATTGGGGTTCTCCGAGACCACGGCCGTGGCGGTGGCTAATGCCGCCGCGGGTGTTACTTCCGCCATGGCGGCGCAGCTGGTGTGGACCCCGGTTGATGTCGTGAGTCAACGGCTCATGGTTCAGGGGAGTGGAGGGAGTAAAACCATTCTGGCGAATCTCAATTCCGAGAGCTACAGGAACGGATTTGACGCGTTTAGGAAGATTCTGTGTGCTGATGGAGCAAGAGGGTTCTACAGAGGGTTTGGGATTTCGATATTGACTTATGCTCCTTCCAATGCCGTTTGGTGGACTTCTTATTCCATGGTTCACAGACTCATTTGGGGTGCTTTTGGTTCCTACATGAGTAAGGGTAAAGGTGAAAGCAATGATAATTTGAGTGGTTTTAGGCCTAATTCGAAGACAGTAGTGGCGGTTCAAGGGCTAAGTGCGGTTATGGCAAGTGGGGTCTCTGCAATTGTGACAATGCCTCTTGATACCATTAAGACAAGGTTGCAGGTGTTGGACAATGAAGAGCATGGGAGAAGAAGACCATTAACTTTTGTTCAGACGGTGAGGAATTTGGTGAAGGAAGGTGGATTAGCCGCTTGTTACAGGGGTTTGGGGCCAAGATGGGCTTCCATGTCATTGTCTGCTACAACCATGATTACTACCTACGAGTTTTTGAAAAGAATGTCTACCAAGAGTCAATAG
- the LOC114163887 gene encoding 17.1 kDa class II heat shock protein-like, translating to MAKMHPRLCIENKITSEAVVCRREEGKKMDIRLMELDSPLFSTLHRMMDMTEDAEKNLSAPTRTYVRDAKAMAATPVDVKEYPNSYVFVIDMPGLKSGDIKVQVEEDNVLIISGERKREEEKEGAKYLRMERRVGKFMRKFTLPDNANTDAISAVCQDGVLTVTVNKLPPPEPKKPKTIEVKIG from the coding sequence ATGGCCAAAATGCACCCGAGACTCTgcatagaaaataaaatcacatcaGAAGCAGTTGTTTGTAGGAGagaagaaggaaagaaaatggATATCAGGCTGATGGAATTGGACTCTCCCTTGTTCTCCACTCTGCACCGGATGATGGATATGACAGAGGACGCAGAGAAGAACTTAAGCGCACCGACGCGGACGTACGTTCGAGATGCAAAGGCAATGGCTGCCACCCCTGTGGACGTGAAGGAGTATCCGAACTCTTATGTGTTCGTGATCGACATGCCTGGCTTGAAATCTGGGGACATTAAGGTGCAGGTGGAGGAGGACAATGTGCTAATCATAAGcggagagagaaagagggaggaggagaaggaaggGGCCAAGTATTTGAGGATGGAGAGAAGAGTGGGAAAGTTCATGCGCAAGTTCACACTCCCAGACAATGCCAACACTGATGCCATATCTGCCGTCTGCCAGGATGGTGTGCTCACTGTCACCGTCAACAAGTTGCCTCCTCCTGAGCCCAAGAAGCCCAAGACTATCGAGGTCAAGATtggttaa